Proteins encoded within one genomic window of Amorphoplanes friuliensis DSM 7358:
- a CDS encoding Pycsar system effector family protein, which translates to MEKNDEIQADDLTMALGAVDRAQLSIRRADTKAAGLAGFQLSVLTIALGQTEAAARVWSSGTRSAAIVLAVMLVLGLAGSLALLGAVIWPRISGDHAGNVFAFPALAALAEPPRSREHTGPEDAWRLAMDLSGTARRKYELVRIAMCAMVVSVSGIVGWLCLASTAQ; encoded by the coding sequence ATGGAGAAGAACGACGAGATCCAGGCCGACGACTTGACCATGGCGCTCGGCGCGGTGGACCGGGCTCAGCTCTCGATCCGGCGTGCCGACACCAAAGCGGCCGGGCTGGCGGGCTTTCAGCTCTCGGTGCTCACCATCGCGCTCGGCCAGACCGAGGCTGCGGCGCGGGTGTGGAGTTCGGGCACGCGTAGCGCGGCAATCGTGCTTGCGGTCATGCTGGTGCTCGGGCTCGCCGGCTCGCTCGCCCTGCTCGGTGCGGTGATCTGGCCTCGGATCAGCGGCGATCACGCGGGCAACGTGTTCGCTTTTCCAGCGCTGGCCGCGCTCGCCGAGCCTCCCCGATCACGAGAACACACAGGTCCCGAGGATGCGTGGCGCCTGGCCATGGACCTTTCCGGCACAGCACGACGCAAGTACGAGCTCGTCCGGATCGCGATGTGCGCAATGGTCGTCTCCGTCTCAGGCATCGTCGGCTGGCTATGCCTGGCGAGCACCGCACAGTAG